The following are encoded in a window of Ignicoccus islandicus DSM 13165 genomic DNA:
- the pfdA gene encoding prefoldin subunit alpha yields the protein MAEEKVQTQEEKVKALQDELRSLLSQAEYLRDQVDAVNAIIDDLYASLEVLDYVSKEGKGKVVLVPIGAGNFIKAKIEDTSTVITSVGGRLNLEIPVEEAKKAIQNRISALEQVRLTLLRKLEEINRKVNEILPRVREEAQ from the coding sequence ATGGCAGAGGAAAAGGTCCAGACCCAAGAGGAAAAGGTCAAGGCGTTGCAAGACGAATTGAGGAGCTTACTATCTCAAGCTGAATACCTAAGGGACCAAGTGGATGCAGTTAACGCGATAATAGACGACCTCTACGCTAGCCTAGAGGTGCTCGATTACGTTTCGAAAGAAGGCAAGGGCAAAGTAGTGTTGGTCCCAATAGGCGCCGGAAACTTCATAAAGGCGAAGATAGAGGACACGAGCACGGTCATCACTTCGGTGGGCGGAAGACTCAACTTAGAGATACCCGTAGAGGAAGCCAAGAAGGCAATTCAGAACAGAATAAGCGCTTTGGAGCAAGTCAGATTAACCTTGCTCAGGAAGCTAGAAGAGATAAACAGGAAGGTCAATGAAATTTTGCCTAGAGTGAGAGAAGAGGCCCAGTAA
- a CDS encoding prefoldin subunit, translating into MSESLLFLQYKLKSVEETILKLKAELEELKSASKLLEETKPKSAYKVFASKVMIELDPAKLKEFIESEIESLEMKIKALEKEREELLKEIKSLREGLGVGP; encoded by the coding sequence TTGAGCGAATCCTTACTCTTTTTGCAATATAAGCTCAAAAGCGTGGAAGAAACTATCCTTAAGTTAAAGGCTGAGTTAGAGGAACTCAAGTCAGCTTCGAAGTTATTGGAAGAAACGAAACCCAAGTCAGCTTACAAGGTGTTTGCAAGTAAAGTAATGATAGAGTTGGACCCAGCTAAGCTCAAGGAGTTCATTGAGAGCGAAATTGAGAGTTTAGAAATGAAGATAAAGGCACTAGAGAAGGAGAGGGAAGAGCTATTAAAAGAAATTAAGTCGTTAAGGGAAGGGCTAGGCGTTGGGCCCTAG